In the Limanda limanda chromosome 1, fLimLim1.1, whole genome shotgun sequence genome, one interval contains:
- the LOC133011131 gene encoding mediator of RNA polymerase II transcription subunit 13-like gives MTTSANWVANGASLEDCHSNIFSLAELTGIKWRCYSFRGSGEYGPVISAPAQDDPVLRSFMRCVQANLLCVWRRKIKPDAKELWIFWWGEEPNLSDVIHQELEVAEEGLWECGLSYECRTLLFKAIHNLLERCLMDKGFVRLGKWFFKPHDLEEKTLGNSEHLSCSFTFFLHGESNVCTSVEIAQHQPAYHITEHHIRLVQTSITPVQVILSPYGLSGTLTGQAYKMSDPAVRKLMEDWSYFYPMVLQQKEGGGEKEKEKEKEKEEASQAYGPNSHVAVEVIVGGVRMTYPAAFVLVAQGDLPVEQPPPVPVAQGLSRESNHCSVPLTPPTSPEQPCSADSGFVTSVSSVPTMDSSMGVASVSPKHSGKKLTCQVVHQAWRECYLSQPQNVPNPPSDSTPKKEVPNGVTTWDFNDLGARAPCSCSRVRQQKLNLTNTSSANTQTSANPTQTSGPSLYPPSLPKHKTSEKTEKADKQSKRPAMMSFHHRLSVTQDSPLEQDSPGGPQLGGLVALEPSMEPLAALPTCKYPKTLSRKAAESLLNSPMSPLPPTLSPHPRVQDPEVLDGPVDMPMCPDGVSGLGLISSETAVYTALLRQRESGAAWWRGFRTPRTDKTDSRPPELPADKLEEVKTEAFTEGAPLKRLYTQTLKRFKISEERVKEHIHTLGLFQQPGVETLREPGEDPYDFKEGDIEYTFSSSKRLKGQGREPSKKAKGEEITSNGVLPDGKDAMSIFNSAPKSDDCVAGDESSPDDAAAKANPSLTREKDLVVNISDLDNIFDEDEDELGHSTKQPLSTEDRPHGKEGRVAVPYPSTVADLQRMFPTPPSLEQHPAFSPITTYRDTPSQEPPPPSGAADHMATLAAMHLNEYRMEMDEGMASPRQEDLKPQIGSSMFAPLSCLPSQTLPPLKLPDQCYYRPSWALMPKMEHFPAVMHPQNNPFIKDGYTNVPSVTDQEYAQMSGNSASVGTTVGILPSPATPRFSVPTPRTPRTPRGINAASSGHGSVKQDGTELSSPASTSMPLSSFEPQARPGPSLPEAHSLYSILLLSDSVLNVFKDRNFDSCCICACNMNVKGADVGVYIPDSTCEDQYRCMCGFSAIVNRRLAHGTGLFLEDELDIYGRTSEVGRAAERRLALCRRESTMRDPRAKRPQDAAPASPAVMILLQEQCSQPISSLTALHLPLSCSCHGRRGALVQSWMSEKQWADGSDACVECYNALEQGLQYVDNSTGGKVDPAVVRSTALHSWPHTNVVEMSKLSSQDMVRMLLSLQPFLQDAIQKKRTGRTWENIQHVQGPLTWQQFHKMAGRGSYGSEESPEPLPIPTVLLGYDREKEFLALSPLALPFWEKLLLEPYGGQRDVAYLVLCPNSPSLLVAARAFFQELSAVYETCRLGKHRPLAKVSREGLVRVGEDVEPEKLEELDVEQWLTGPWAGQQHNDNLSKLKLYAYACKQQLGPQLSALPLDSSLLLPPTVQTPVNNTSSVQPASSGPTQAWAPEGEQAQGPVSSASAPTPAGATSGPTGETTQGGTSDSKGSSSATPPANTPAEPPELTAEQARIGIPTLADSVDSHANPPAVVIYIVDAFVSSSAARGEGGEEEEGDEVEAGSIWLLGLLRCYTEMLQTLPEVMRPALVLQVVPCQYLLQPASGESHLYLQHLRSMAFSCYSQCRRLLPQQAPIKSLTGFGPVSTVNSVLKGPEHPSPLQLYTAPFILTPARPKQPEQGEIWAEIPPRYNVLYVGYCLSHDQRWILVSCTDRQGELLESCIINIDVPNRARRPKVSARKMGLQKMWEWCIGIIQMTSVPWRIVIGRLGRLGHGELKDWSSLLGEHSLHSIGRQLREACRMCGISAAESPSILSACLVAMEPQGSFVIMPDAVTMGSVFGRSTALNLQTSQLNTPQDASCTHILVFPTSSTTQLAPSSYPTEDNNDDMFDLPFPDELENDIGHDMMLITGNLHPSPNTSPVPSPGSPSGMGMGSNFNHTRSQGERLLSRDNPPEELKQQPLALGYYVSTAQANGLPHWFWASCPQAESQCPLFLKASLHHHISITQSDELVSDKSKRTPHPLDSKTTSDVLRFVLEQYNALSWLTCTPATQDRQSCLPVHLAVLIQMYNAILNML, from the exons TGAACACCTGTCATGTtccttcaccttcttcctccACGGGGAGAGCAACGTGTGCACCAGCGTGGAGATCGCCCAGCACCAGCCCGCGTACCACATCACAGAGCACCACATCCGTCTTGTGCAGACCTCCATTACGCCAGTGCAAG TGATCCTGAGTCCGTACGGTCTGAGTGGCACTCTCACCGGTCAGGCCTACAAGATGAGTGACCCGGCCGTACGGAAGCTGATGGAGGACTGGAGCTACTTCTACCCCATGGTGCTCCAGCAGAAAGAGGGGggcggagagaaggagaaggagaaggagaaggagaaagaggaagcaaGTCAGGCTTACGGTCCCAACAGTCACGTGGCTGTGGAGGTCATCGTAG GTGGAGTGAGGATGACCTACCCAGCTGCCTTTGTGCTGGTTGCCCAGGGGGACCTACCGGTGGAGCAGCCTCCACCTGTTCCTGTGGCTCAGGGCCTCAGCAGGGAATCGAACCACTGCAGCGTGCCGCTCACGCCGCCAACGTCCCCGGAACAGCCCTGCTCCG CGGACAGTGGCTTTGTGACCTCTGTCTCCAGTGTTCCCACAATGGACAGCAGCATGGGGGTCGCTAGCGTCAGCCCAAAGCATTCTGGGAAGAAACTCACGTGTCAGGTGGTGCATCAGGCCTGGAGGGAGTGCTACCTCAGCCAGCCTCAGAATGT ACCGAATCCACCATCTGACTCCACGCCTAAGAAGGAAGTGCCAAATGGAGTTACCACATGGGACTTCAATGATCTGGGAGCGAGAGCgccctgcagctgctccag GGTGAGGCAGCAGAAGCTAAACCTGACCAACACATCCAGTGCCAACACCCAGACCAGTGCCAACCCCACTCAGACCTCCGGCCCGTCATTATACCCCCCCTCGCTGCCCAAACACAAGACAAGTGAGAAGACAGAGAAGGCGGACAAACAGTCCAAGAGGCCAGCCATGATGTCCTTCCACCACCGACTATCTGTCACCCAGGACTCCCCTCTGGAACAGGACTCGCCAGGAGGGCCCCAGCTCGGGGGTCTCGTGGCGCTGGAGCCATCCATGGAGCCTCTGGCCGCGCTGCCGACTTGCAAATATCCCAAAACGCTCTCCAGGAAAGCTGCAGAGTCCCTCCTCAATTCACCGATGTCTCCGCTACCTCCCACGCTCAGCCCGCACCCCCGGGTGCAGGACCCAGAGGTTCTGGACGGGCCTGTGGATATGCCCATGTGTCCAGACGGAGTGTCAGGTCTGGGGCTGATTAGCAGCGAGACAGCTGTGTATACAGCTCTgctgaggcagagggagagtggGGCTGCCTGGTGGAGAGGCTTCAGGACGCCCAGAACTGATAAGACTGACTCCAGACCCCCCGAACTCCCCGCTGATAAattagaggaagtgaagacggagGCATTCACGGAAGGAGCTCCGCTAAAGAG actatacacacagactctcaagaGGTTTAAAATCTCAGAGGAGAGGGTGAAGGAACACATCCACACTTTGGGGCTGTTCCAGCAGCCGGGTGTGGAGACACTACGCGAGCCCGGGGAGGATCCCTACGACTTTAAGGAAGGAGACATCGAGtacactttctcctcttccaAACGGTTAAAGGGCCAAGGACGAGAACCCAGCAAAAAGGCCAAG GGAGAAGAAATCACCAGCAATGGAGTGCTGCCTGATGGGAAAGACGCTATGTCCATTTTTAACTCGGCACCAAAATCAG ATGACTGTGTCGCTGGAGATGAATCGAGTCCGGACGACGCAGCTGCCAAAGCGAATCCTTCTCTGACCAGAGAAAAAGATCTGGTGGTGAACATCTCTGATCTCGACAACATCTTtgatgaagacgaggatgaGCTGGGG CACTCAACAAAGCAGCCGCTGTCGACTGAAGATCGCCCCCATGGGAAGGAAGGGAGAGTTGCAGTACCTTATCCATCAA CAGTAGCAGACCTCCAGCGAATGTTTCCCACCCCGCCCTCTCTAGAGCAGCACCCGGCCTTCTCCCCCATCACCACGTATCGGGACACCCCGAGCcaagagccccccccacccagcggAGCAGCCGACCACATGGCGACTCTAGCTGCCATGCACCTCAATGAGTACAGGATGGAGATGGACGAGGGCATGGCCAGCCCCAGGCAGGAGGATCTCAAG CCACAGATAGGCTCCTCCATGTTTGCTCCACTGTCCTGCCTACCCAGCCAGACTCTACCACCACTCAAGCTTCCTGACCAGTGTTACTACCGTCCATCCTGGGCCCTCATGCCCAAAATGGAGCATTTCCCTGCAGTCATGCATCCCCAGAATAACCCTTTCATCAAGGATGGATACAC AAACGTCCCCAGCGTCACAGACCAGGAGTATGCCCAGATGAGCGGCAACTCTGCTTCTGTGGGCACCACGGTCGGCATCCTCCCGTCTCCTGCCACGCCCCGCTTCTCCGTGCCCACCCCACGCACCCCTCGCACGCCGCGGGGTATCAACGCGGCGAGCTCTGGTCACGGCTCGGTGAAGCAGGACGGTACCGAGCTCAGCTCACCTGCCTCCACCAGCATGCCTCTCAGCTCTTTCGAGCCCCAGGCCCGGCCAGGACCCTCCTTGCCCGAGGCCCACAGCCTGTACTCCATCTTGCTCCTGTCAGACTCCGTCCTCAATGTCTTCAAGGATCGCAACTTTGACAGCTGCTGTATCTGTGCCTGCAATATGAATGTCAAAGGAGCAGATGTGGGGGTGTACATCCCCGACTCCACCTGCGAAGATCAGTACCGTTGTATGTGTGGCTTCAGTGCCATCGTGAACCGGCGGCTGGCCCACGGCACGGGCCTCTTCCTGGAGGACGAGCTGGATATTTACGGTCGGACTTCTGAGGTGGGCCGGGCAGCCGAGAGGAGGCTGGCTCTTTGCCGGCGGGAATCAACGATGAGAGACCCCAGGGCCAAGCGGCCTCAGGACGCGGCGCCGGCATCGCCAGCGGTCATGATTCTTCTGCAGGAGCAGTGCTCCCAGCCCATTTCCTCCCTGACAGCACTGCACCTCCCTCTCAGCTGTTCCTGTCACGGCCGCAGGGGGGCGCTGGTGCAAAGCTGGATGTCTGAGAAGCAGTGGGCAGACGGGAGTGATGCCTGCGTGGAGTGTTACAATGCCTTGGAACAGGGGCTGCAGTACGTGGATAACTCCACAGGAGGGAAAGTAGATCCAGCTGTTGTCAGAAGTACAGCTCTTCACTCCTGGCCGCACACTAATG TGGTGGAGATGAGCAAGTTGTCGTCCCAGGATATGGTTCGTATGCTGCTGTCCCTGCAGCCTTTCCTGCAGGACGCCATCCAGAAGAAGAGAACAGGACGGACCTGGGAAAACATCCAACACGTTCAGGGCCCGCTCACCTGGCAGCAGTTCCATAAGATGGCTGGGAGAGGTTCCTACG GTTCGGAAGAGTCCCCGGAGCCCTTACCCATCCCGACGGTGTTACTGGGGTACGACCGAGAGAAGGAGTTTTTAGCGTTGTCCCCTTTAGCATTACCGTTCTGGGAGAAGTTGCTACTGGAGCCGTACGGCGGGCAGCGGGACGTGGCCTACCTGGTGCTGTGCCCCAACAGCCCCTCCCTGCTGGTCGCCGCCCGGGCCTTCTTCCAGGAGCTCAGCGCTGTTTACGAG ACCTGCCGCCTTGGGAAGCACCGTCCTCTGGCCAAGGTTTCCAGGGAGGGTCTCGTGCGTGTGGGGGAGGACGTGGAGccggagaagctggaggagctcGATGTGGAGCAGTGGCTGACTGGACCCTGGGCTGGACAGCAGCACAACGACAACCTCAGCAAACTTAAGCTCTATGCTTACGCCTGCAAGCAGCAGCTAG GTCCCCAGCTCTCAGCTCTGCCCCTGGACAGCAGTCTCCTGCtgcctcccacagtccagactCCCGTTAACAACACGTCCTCAGTCCAGCCGGCCTCGTCTGGCCCGACTCAAGCCTGGGCTCCTGAAGGAGAGCAAGCTCAAGGTCCTGTCAGCTCGGCAAGCGCTCCGACCCCAGCTGGAGCGACCTCAGGCCCGACAGGGGAGACCACTCAAGGAGGAACCAGCGACTCGAAGGGGTCTTCTAGCGCCACGCCACCAGCTAACACACCAGCAGAACCCCCTGAGCT AACTGCAGAGCAGGCTCGAATCGGCATCCCCACCCTGGCCGACTCAGTGGACAGCCACGCCAACCCACCAGCGGTTGTCATTTACATAGTGGATGCTTTTGTCAGCTCAAGTGCAGCCAGAGGTGAaggcggagaggaagaggagggcgacGAGGTAGAGGCCGGTAGCATTTGGCTACTTGGGCTCCTTCGCTGTTACACAGAGATGCTCCAGACTTTGCCTGAGGTGATGAGACCTGCACTGGTGCTACAG GTGGTGCCATGCCAGTATCTCCTGCAGCCGGCCAGCGGGGAGAGTCACCTGTACCTGCAGCACCTGCGCTCCATGGCCTTCTCTTGTTACTCCCAGTGCAGACGTCTGCTGCCCCAGCAAGCACCCATCAAGTCCCTGACTGGCTTTGGACCAGTGTCCACTGTCAACTCTGTGCTTAAAGGTCCAGAG caTCCGAGCCCGCTGCAGCTCTACACGGCTCCGTTCATCCTTACTCCTGCTCGTCCCAAGCAGCCAGAACAAGGAGAGATCTGGGCAGAGATCCCTCCCAGATACAACGTCCTCTATGTAGGATACTGCCTATCACATGACCAGCGCTGGATCCTGGTCTCCTGCACTGACCGGCAGGGGGAGCTCCTGGAGTCCTGTATCATCAACATTGACGTACCCAATAG AGCGCGGCGTCCAAAGGTTTCAGCGAGGAAGATGGGACTGCAGAAGATGTGGGAGTGGTGTATTGGCATCATCCAGATGACCTCAGTGCCATGGAGGATTGTGATTGGTCGATTAGGCAGACTCGGTCATGGGGAGCTAAAAG ACTGGAGCTCGCTGCTCGGGGAACACTCCCTCCATTCAATAGGGCGCCAGCTGAGGGAGGCTTGTCGCATGTGTGGGATCTCAGCTGCCGAATCTCCCAGCATTCTCAGCGCCTGCCTGGTAGCCATGGAGCCACAGGGCTCCTTTGTCATCATGCCTG atgCAGTGACCATGGGCTCAGTGTTTGGACGCAGCACAGCTCTGAACCTGCAGACGTCGCAGCTGAACACACCTCAGGACGCTTCCTGTACTCACATCCTCGTCTTCCCTACTTCTTCCACCACCCAGCTGGCTCCCAGCTCCTACCCTACAGAGGACAATAATG ATGACATGTTTGATCTGCCTTTCCCCGACGAGCTGGAGAACGACATCGGCCACGACATGATGCTGATCACAGGGAACCTCCACCCTTCCCCCAACACCTCCCCCGTGCCCTCGCCCGGTTCTCCTTCCGGGATGGGAATGGGATCCAACTTCAATCACACCAGG agcCAGGGAGAGCGCCTGCTGTCCAGGGACAATCCACCggaggagctgaagcagcagccaCTGGCTCTGGGTTACTACGTCTCCACTGCACAAGCAAACGGTCTCCCTCACTGGTTCTGGGCCTCCTGCCCTCAGGCTGAGAGTCAGTGTCCGCTCTTCCTCAAG GCGTCTCTCCACCACCATATCTCCATCACCCAGTCAGATGAGCTGGTGTCAGACAAGAGTAAGAGGACCCCTCACCCATTAGATTCAAAGACCACCTCTGATGTGCTCAG GTTTGTATTGGAACAGTACAACGCCCTCTCCTGGCTGACGTGCACGCCTGCCACCCAAGACCGCCAGTCCTGCCTGCCTGTCCACCTGGCTGTGCTGATCCAAATGTACAATGCCATCCTGAACATGCTTTAG